The genomic interval ACTGCCAAAGCCTGACTGGCAATAACATTAACAAGGGCCAATGAGCCCTCAGAGTGCTTCCAAGCATTAAGCATTAGCTCTTGGAGACAGCAAGCTTCTATTAGATCCCAGACAAGGGGAGTTCAAGTGAAAAGTAGAGGTAGGCACAAAACTCAAGGAGTTTGGCAGCAGCTGAATCCTCTGATCAGAAACAGGCTATTATTATTAGTGTCAGATGATGGGCACACCAAGGGTAAGGGCAAGACTCAGAAAGCAATTCCTGAAAGGGAGAATTGCAGAGGGATTTTTTCCCATTACATTCAAAAGCCACTTACAGACATTCATTGAAGACTCCATGCTTCATGGACACCTCATCCCATCACTGATTTTACTTACTAGTGGTTTTCtgacagcacaaaaaaaatacagccagGTTCTGAATGTCAGGAGCCTTTCCATCCACTCCTGCTTAGCTCAGAATATAACTGAAAGCAGAACACAAGTTCCAGTCTTCCTCTGCTTTGCCCCTTTGCTATTTCTCCTGTATTTTAGGCATGGCAGCTCTAAAAGGATTCTTATTGTCTCTGCTCACAACAATAAGCTTAGTCCAGTGAATGCTTCAGCTTTAGGTTTCAAAGCACCACTAGTAAAAATCTGCCATGTATCACCACGCATCCTAAACTGCTCAATCCCATTAATAGTCTGGCTTGTGTTTTCAGCAGAATAGGAAGCAGCCTAGataaagttttttgtttgtttttacctcTAAATTAAGGTGTATGAATTATGATAGCATTTTTGTGACTTGTCTCTTTCAGTGGACCTACTGGATTTTTTAAGTTATGTGGGTGAAAATGGGGAGAAGTTATAAATTGCTTCTGCCCTTTCCAACCAGGACTGCCATGTCACTTACTCCAAACCTGACAGCAAATGAAATACTCAGAAAAGGCATTAGAATCAGTCCATCTGCAAGGAGCAGGAAAGAAGCAGCTGGGTGCACCAGGATGATGCACATACACAGGATCACACCAGCTCAGGAGCTGCTGATTAAACCATAACTTCCTGTAAATTTGCAGCATCGGTGCCTGGCACAAGATGTGGAAAAACAGCAGGCCACCTTTCTGTTAGCCTCAACCCTGCAGCAATAGAAACAAGGAAATAATGAAGCTAgtagaaataatgaaatggaAACTAGTTTGTTAGACCACACTGAGTAGGAGAGAAGGCTCTCTAAACCCTCATTAGCAATAAATTAGGTCTCAAAGGAGATACTAATACTTCTAGGAAGAAGGGTGCCTGAAATGCCACTGGAACAACAGCAACTCTGCAACCATATTCTCCTACAGAATAGGAAGTGCCACCCTCAGGAAAAAAGGATCCCTCTGCCTCGTTCAGGAAGATAAAGACAGAGCTCAAAGCAAAAGGGCTTGCAAGGAAAGGTTTCCAAAGCATGCCAAGGATGACAGCTCAGCACCCAGTCTGGGAGGATTTAGTTCTCTCTCACTGACTCTCATAGTGCTACAAGCAAGTTACAGGAGAGAAATTGGAGAAtactctgttctttttcttagctggaaaagaagaaagtggtATTAGGGACAAAGGAACCAAACAGTTTAAAGAGTAACAAACTGCTCTATGCAGAGTTTGACCAGTTTCAATCAAAAATCCATTGGCTGACAAGTAAGCAGCATTGCCAGATCAACTGTTTCTCCTTTCAGCATGTTATCACCCAAGCTATTTCAGGATAAGCTAGCAGATGACCTTCTGGGAACCATATTCTGAAACAGTGCCCTTTCCTGGCAACACAATGCATGGATTGCAGGAGTGATACAATCAGTTTGCTTGCCATGTGCATCTTCTCCAAGCCACCACCTTGCCTAACAAGGCCACTTAATCTCCAGGAGTGCTCTTTGCCTCTACAGCTCAGAGAGGGACAGCTTCATCTTCAAGGGGTAAGTGGGCATGAGCCTGTTGCCAATGTGAATGAAGCTGCTGATGGAAAGAATAGATATGAGAACAGACAAGGATCACAAAAGGGAATTCAGAGTTTTATTTCGAAAAAAGAGCAATGCAGTgttgaaacaaaaatcaagttCAATTAGTTTTCCTCCGATTTGAATAGCTACAAAAATAGATTCTACCCAAATCCATAAAGCCAGTTAACAGTAccataacaaacaaaaactaaaatTACTCATTCAGGTACCGTATACAGCAGTCACAGGAATCTAGCATATattatttaatgtttctttttaaaaagtaaatttctaaaatgtttctgttaaaactgaaatacccatatgattttaaaaaattgtacaaaaaataattttaaaccagTTGGAGGTAACAGTGTGCGTTTATTAAAATCCTGCACCAAGGCAGtaacatttataatttaaaaccCAGCCCagtagaaaagagaaatgtgcaaacatttaaaagttaGATGTACTCAGAGGCTTTTGGTGCATCAGACCTGGCGATCCACTTCTGCCCTAATGCAAGGCGGGCTCCAAGAGGAGATGTCTCTAATGAGGCACTAAaaggggaggcagagcagaCGTGCATGCACATTGCAGCTCATAGCCTGCAATGCAGGAAGCAGTGGTGTCCTCTCCCCCGGGACGGTTTGCCCAATCAGTAGTGTTATGGCACTCAATCCGACGCAAGAAAGTCCTTTGATGAATTCTGGTCAATCTGCTTTGGGATAAAAGAATGCAAAAGccattttagaaaacagaaagttgAAAGCTAATGAGAGCTAGTGAGTTGATATACTCAACAGATTATTGCTATGAGCTTTGGCTACCTCTCCAGCTTGCTTTATGGTAAGGCTAAGAGTTAGGCAGGAGCCTTCAAAGGATTTTTAGCTCTTCCTTTAAAACTGATGCAGCATATTTACTCGTGTGGTACATAAGGTGCTGACCAGTGCTAGTACATCACTCAGCCAGCAGATTCCCATCCTAAAAATTCAGATCAGAGATCTGCACTATCAGAAACCATTTAAATAAGCTGAATTTTATAAACAAACTCCATTCTactttctgcttcctttggcTACTTCACTGGGCCTGAAATATCTTTAGCCTCACCTACCTCCTCCATTACTTAGTCCATGTCCTAATGGACTTCTTGccaaatttctttctgcatagCTCCTGCAATGACACAAGAAAAGATTCATTATTGCAATGCAGTATCATCCCATCCACTCCCAGCTGCTGACAGAAGACCAGGATTAGGTAGTGTCCAGAGGAAGTGCGCAGAGCAGAGCATGTCAGGCAGTCACTTATCCTTACACACCAGCAGTTACCAATCCCACCAAGCTTCCTGCATCCGTTGCAAACAGTAGTCCTTTGTCTACACTTCCGTAGCCCCTGTCACCTGAACATCAGTATTCTAGGGAGACAAGATAAAGCCCCGCACCCATGGTGGTAGTTTAGCTCTATTGTATAGACAGAATGGGAGCAGAGATACTAAACACGTCCAAGTGACAGTGTCAAGCCAGGATTAAAAAACTCCAGAGTCCCATCCTCGACCAACTAAGCCCATGTGGCCTGCCCTTAAATCAGTATGGGTTGACACAAATAGAAACCTGTATGCGAACACTCAGAGTCCTGTTCCTTTGGGATGTGGGAATGTGATCTCTCCTGCTTTTCGGAGAGAAAGAGACAAAGCATTATTCATAAAAAATGTCAAGGGACAACATGTGAAAGAGAACCTGCCTCTCTCTTACTATTGCCCTTTGGTAGTTTGTGGGACACATACATGACCAGATTCCAGCACAAGGATCCCTGCCATCGTGTTGGACATCCCCCTGCTTTCAACTAGAAATGCCCTCCCTTGCCAGCCCCACCCATTAGGAGGAGAAGTTGGTTGATActcaccctctgcccccctccagAGTACTCTGGATCTCCTTCAGGACTTCTGGAAAGCAGAGGGTTAAAGCAGTGAGTCAAACCAGTGGAGATCTGCTTTCAGGTAGCAGCCTAGCCACATTCCAACTCCCCTCAAACAGCCTTTAAAACCTGCCTCCCACAACCCAGAGGTCAGACCTTATATCATCATTGCCAGTACTAGGTTTATACTGAACAGGCTGGCATAAAGGACCAAAGCAGTCATTTGCCAGAGGAAATGTTGCCAGTCCCAGTATGCCAGAGCCCCAAAGGAACAGTCTGTTCGAGCTGTCATTTTAAACAAGTCCCATTGGAAAGTAAAGATCCTTCTCTTATCACAGCAATGATTGCAGCTACGTGGAACAATGCCTGCCTGAAGGCACGACTATCTGCCCAACCCCTCACTTCTACTGATTCATGAAAACCCAGTATTTCTACCAGTCTTGTGCAATTGCAGATCCCTTGGAACTGAGCACTGGAGCCCACAAAATTCCCAgcagtttcttcttttcccaccCAGAAAGGCACCTGCCCTGTCTGTAGCAAGACTTCATTTCACTCACTTTCATCGTTGAGTAAGGCATGTTCCATCAGCCTCCCAGActtcctttctaaaaaaaaaaaaaaaaaaaaaagtaggaaaacagCTGTTACCTAacaatattttccccttttcatgAAATATGTACAGTTTTGAAAACCCACAAtagaactggattttttttttttcctcttaagtaCCTTTTGACTTTACTGAATGCTTCACAACTAATCCTTAAAGCCTCTCATATACTGAACTGTATTTTCCAGCAATACTAGTTTGGCTAACAGAGGATCTCATCTGTAATTTCAGACCTTGTCTTCCCACAGTCTCTTCCTTCCAGCAGAAACTACATTCTATCCTTTCAAGGCAATCTTGCCACATGCAACTTGCTTCAGAGCTAGCAACTACCGTGTCCAGGCAGGTCACAGTGTTTCCCTCGCATCCCTCCTCACCTTCCCCTTTCTTAGGCGGAAAATATCAACTGTAGCAACAGAAAAGATGCTTCAGGGTTTACACATCACTGTGCTACATTTagtacaattattttttgcttacCATCTTCTCCATAGTCACCCGAACTCCTTCCCGATCCcctagaaaaggaaaggaggcagaaaaaaaaaaaaaatcactgacaCTGAGGCATAGGGGTGCAGAGAATTCATATATGCTCTTGGCAGCTCTGAGAAGCTCCAGTACATGCTAACTAAATGGTTTGTTGAGCAAGAATGTAGGAAGGGCTTCATCACATGTCGGTGATGCAGAACATTTCTAAACTTTTGGAATAAAATTCCTATGGAATCTCCATGAGTGTCAGATCTACTGTTATTTGCTGATGTTccaagaggagaaggaggaacaCTGGATTTCCCTTCACAGAGCAACAGTTCAGCCTCATCAGTAACACACAGCCCCTGAAGTATGAAAGAGTCAAGTGTCAGTCAGACACATCATTAGGGAACAAGTAAAGCAAGCCAGAGCTTACAGGTTATGACTCTGTCTTAGGGATACCAATTTCCGATGCTTCACTACTTTGTCCCACCAGCTGTACTGCAAGTAGGAAAACCATCAAGGAGAAGGTTACATTTCCTCATGCCAATCTGTCTAGGAATGATGTTAGCAGACTTCAaagtcgtctttttttttttttttttttgaaagactaCATACtctataaaatacaaaactttgTTGGAAACAGTTGACTAGATCTCACTACTCAGACACAGTCAGTGTGCAAGAGTTTTACAGACTTTACCTGGATTTTCTTGCAGCATTCTCCATGCCAGATTTGTTGTGTACATGATTGTTGCTTGTAACTTCTGGCATGTCCACAATGCACCGGGGCTCTACCAACCATTTGGTAGAAAGGGAAAACCTCTCAAACTCCGATGGTGAGATCAGATAGAAACCTACAGATGATTGGGAATTCATAAGCAATTCTCAAGTCCAAGAATACAGTTCCAGAACTAGAGGTGATCCAAACAAGCACAGATCTAAGCATTGTCTATGTTTGGCAGAAAGGGTTTGCATTTCCTCTTATCTAAATCAGAAGGAATCATTGAGGAAGATGTTACCCCAGTTTCCCAAGGACTGGTTAGCCTAGAGACTGGGCAATTTCAGATTATGCTAATAGGTAATTGTACTGTCCTGTGTTGTCACTTATGACAAGCAGCATAGAAAGATGTAAAAACTGAACTGCAAAGCAGCGATTTCCCCACTGCCTGCTGCTTAGAGAGCCATTCTCTTGACTCCAGACAAGAGGAGGGCAGTCAGATGGAAGCTACCATCCAACCTGTCAGCCAAAACCCACTGTATTCATTAACAATGATGGAATAAACTCACTTCTGCTTCTACTAATTCTCTTCAGTACATGTTGGCAACTGGTACTGGCCAGAAACATATAATGGacatatttatataatattcACATGTATACACAGCCAGTTCTTAACACTAAGCCCTAAAATCCCTTTTCCATTGTCTCAAACACACAACAGACGTAGATGATTTGGGAGAAGCACACCTTACCTTGGCCATATTTGGTGAAGACACAGGACGCAATGCCGCTCACATCCTCTTTACGGATGCAAGGGTAGCGGATCTGTAACTTGAGGAAAGGCAGTGAGATGATCTGAATGTCTCCCAGGTTAGTCAGAACAGCCAGGTCATTTTCACTGTAATCGTCAGTCTTGCAGCTGCCAAAGTTTGCAACTGTCACCTTTCGTACCCTACAGCCTTCCAGGGCCGTCAGCTTGAGCTTCAGTTTCGAGCTAACCTTGGGTAATGTGAATACCTGTCAATAGAAACAAGACTCTGACATCTCTTTCCTGCACAATGGCAGCAGCCAAGCCCCAGGGcatctgctgctccctcctttAACAATGTTTTTATTCACAGCAAATACACACAGGTGTAATCCGAGTCAACCTGGCCCCCAGCTCGTGGGACAAGTAGTAATCAGCCACAGTCAGTGTTAGaatctgtttctgttctgaCATCAAGCAGTTTTACCCTTCAGGCTGCAAACCGCATTTCTCCCCTAGTTCTTTCAAAACCCCTCCATACCTGGCTACAAATTATTACAGAAAGAGAACAGGGTTTACACTAACTGTCTGCTCTTCTGCATTAAAAAGCCATGGCCAGCCTACAGCAAGCTACATTAAGTCTTCTCTTTTATGCTGACTAGGTTAGTGTGCAAAACAAGAAGCTTTTTAGTTGCTTCGCAGAAATGCCTACCAATTCCTGCTTCTGTACTAACCACAGCAAAAGGTCTTtcccaaaagcagaagcagccttgTCCAAAGAATATAATGTAATATAGGAATAAAATTGTGTTCAGCATGGACATCACTATGCTGAATACCCAATTTGTCAGCACACACCTGATTTATGGACTGCaccaaacagaaatgctgtcCCAGGGGTGTTATTCAGATACAGAAGAACAAGCACTCCCAAGAGTTATCTTTCCACTGAGCACGGCTCTAGCAGATTTTATGTGCAGTCCATATGCACCTCCTGGGTGATACTTACCTTAAATTGCTCTTCAGACACCACCAACAGTTGATGGCTGCCTTGCATATCAGGACTCTTAGAAAGATCATGTGCTACTTCTAGAGGTTCTGGGAGGGGAGTACTGCGTCCATCCAAGACAAGTATACCCACAACAGGAGCCCTGTGCATCAGCTGAATCTCTTTGGCTAGACAAGCAagatgaggaaaataaacaatCAGAAAAACCAAACACGTGTCTAGTCAGAGACACTGTGTTAGCACCTCACTTACATCCCCTCAGAGCTGGAGACCTACACAGTGTGGCTGTAGAAACCCTGCCTAAAATGATTTAATAGTTAAAGGGTATTTGGACTGAACTGGTTCATGTTAAACAGTAACTGTTATTACATAAAGATAACAGGTCCAGCCGTCAGAATAAGGTATGTGTGCACTGAGGCTTGATGGTAAACTTCAGTGACAGCTGATGCaaatttatatttctgaagTCAGTAGGAAATGAGACTAAGGGATGCGAGGCAGTGCTGGAGCTCACTCACTCTTCAGTTCAGTTGCTGCAGTTAGCATGGCTTAGCTCAGACACTGCTGAATTTAGCTCCACTCACTGATAAACAGCAGCAATTGAGCTACCTTACTTTTCTGTACGTAACTCTTGGATATACGAGGGATAGCTCAGATCCATTAGGACCTTGCTTTCACAAGGCATActcaccctgctctgccctgaCAGGTTCATCcatcctcctctctgctggagGAACACGTAAACAGAAGGCGTAGACTGTCCCTCCATTGGTGCCTGCCCACAAGGACGGGCAGTGGCGGGAGCCTGGAGCAATAAGAAGGCTCATGAGCAAGGCACCACCTGTAACATCCTGGGATAACTGCTTTCCACTAGCTATACACATCCTCCCTCTGTTTGTATCCTAAATATCTTCTTATTAGGGCAGACGTGCCAGGGACACTACAGGTTCTTAGCACTTCTTTTCCCAATATGCATCCATCAGCAGCCCTGATAAAGTACATGGCACGTGAATAAAGAGAACAGAGTGCTGTTTCCATTAGACACCACAATTGCTGCATCCAGTTTTCACATATTTATATTCCGTATGAGCAGACTAAACTTGTGCATGATATCAGTTTGGTCTCTGATGCACAACCAGCCACCATCCTCACCAAAATTAAAAGGCTCTGCTGGGGGCAGCGGGGAATTTTAGAGTAATGAGACAAAGAAAAGCTTATACTAAGAAGTCAGATGTCATTCCAGCACATTTGAAAACCATACACGTCCAAAGATGAACTACCACTTGCCTTGGACCAGCCAGCAGCCAGAATGACTAAATAACAATTCTGCATGACAACATATGCTCTTGTTCTATATTAGTTTTTCCAGCATAACACAAAGTAGGACACAGAAGGTGCCGAATTTTCCTGGCAGTAAATCCTAATACATTCCttggcagaaggaggaaaaatccatttggaagaaaggagagatgcCTTTTCTACTCACTGTCTCTCAAGAAGGTATCAGCAAAATATAAGGTGCGCACAAAGCCAGTGAAAGAGTCTTCTGCAGACCGGGCTTCAATCTTCCGCTGGACTGGAGCCAGTTCCATTTCCTGCAATGCATCTTGGTCAAATTTGGCGTTTGCTTCTTGCACCTTCAAAGATGAGGAGACATTTTGTCAGTCAGGCAAAGGCACAGGGGAGAGACACAGAGAGTAAAAGTGGCAGCAATGCAATAGAAAGGGAAAGCACCATCATACCAGTGAATAGGTATATTCTGCATCATATGTTCCAACTATAGAcagtatgttttctttaaaaatgtgactaATTTTATCTAACAGCATCATCAGAATTTGCCAGTTTGCCCTTATACCAGTAGCTAGTGATACCATAGCAGGACTGCAGACCACCTCCTGCTCTAGGCAGTCTAATCAGGACTCTGCATGCTCCAAGCTGTAAACAGACAGGACCCCAAAAAGGTGAACCCCTCACCTCTGAGGCATTTCCACTACCTCCTCGTCGCTTCCTACTGGACACCCGGCTTCTTCTGATCCGCCTAAATGATTGACGGAGGGACTTCTTCAAGGATTTCACCCGAGACAGTGGGCCTTCTAAGGCCAATTGGTCACTGGGATGCAGCGTACACCTGGAAGAGGGAGACAGCAGGCACACGGTCACTTTCTACTAGGTGGCAATCACTCCCAAGAGTCCAACAGGACATGCACAAGTGTCAGAACATGCTTATATATTCTTGAAGATCTTCAAGGGCAGAGGGAGGGTTTCTTGCTACACTGACTGCTCTTCAGAAATCACTTATCACGACTTGCTTTGTTAGCAATTCCAGGCCATCTTTAACAGAAGATTACCATAGACCTCCTGGAAAGAAGATACTTACTTGACAAAGACCAGTCGTTTCTGCTGGTGGTCAAAAAGCCCAAAACCATGACTAGTACCAAAGGCCACAAGCTTCCATTCAGAGTGAAGGGCCAATGAGGTGACCACAGCTGGTGGCTGACACTGGACAAGGACAAACGGCTGAAAACCAGCTTCAAATCGAACAGCTCCATCTCGAGTCTTTAGTTTCTCATGACCCTTCCATCGATAGCCTTCTTGGTCCTGCAGGAGATCTGCTTCAGCATGGTCTACAACATGTTCTGCATCTTCATCATTCAGTTCCATCACCAGTACCTGAAAGGAAGAGGACAAACTTTGCTACAGCTTTTACAATTCAAGCAGTCCTCCAAGCTGCAGGCCACTTCAGCAGATGCAAAACTACAGCATCTCTCAGGGCTGATAAATAGCATTAGATAAAGTCTAAAATGCAGGCTAGAGAAAGCGGATAACCATGAAACAACGTTTCCAGCAACTGGATAAATTTACCACTATAGAAATAAGTATTGCCGATTTTAACGCAGTTGCACTGTGACAACCTGAACTAAAAGCAAGATTTATGATGACAGTTTCTATTTCAATACCTGTCCTGCTGTACCAGCTACAGCCAAGTATCCACTGTATTTACACAGGTAGATCTTCTGGATCCCAAGTCTAGGATCATCACTATAAGGGTCGAAGGTACCAACCTAGGCAAGAGAACACACAGTGGCTGGTCTTTGCAGATGCATTAACTAGGACAAGAATCAAAACTCCTCAGGTTTTCAGAAAGCTTCCACAAGGAATAGCTATCTTACCTTGCGAAGTGGAGGCCATTCGTCCTCACCCAGGGTGTTCATATTGTCATTGGGATCAGCATCGGTGAGAAATACTCTCACTGTGCTTAGCTTATAAAGGAGATGTAAGCAGACACCAGATGCATCCCAAAACCGCACGGTGCCATCTTCATGCCTGTATGCAGGAGGGTTACAGAAACACTTATATGGGAGAACAGCAGATCACACAGAGGAGGAtaaaaaaaacaggagaaaacacaCAACCAAAGATTAAATCACATTGTTTGCAAAGCCCTGAGCTGTGGCAACTTAGAGCTTCAAGAAAaaggtttggggatttttttttttgtcggtggttgttttttgttttttaggaggggtgtggggggtatgttggttttggtttaggttGGCTTTTTTAAATCCCATTTGTTCTCACACAATTTAACGTTACtccaaaaccactgaaaagGAAACTAGCTTAGCATATAGAAGGAGCAACTCCTCCTGACAAAAATACTATTACTGAGGAGGTaaaagggggagaaagaaatCAAGCTTTAATCTTAGTTCTACAGGTGAAAATTGGCAACATTCTACCAAGATAAGGATAAGGACTTCTAACAACTTGCTGCATCAAGAATGAAGTCTGAAGAACAGCCCACAGAAATTCTTAAaagtactttgaaaagaaaattatacatttttacGGGATGAGACAATCTCTTGCTAACTACTTCTACCACTTAGCTACCACTTAGATCTGTTCACGCTGATCAAAGCGGACAGGAGTCCAAACTAACCTCTTTTTTGAGATTCATAACAGCGCAAGgtagaga from Grus americana isolate bGruAme1 chromosome 18, bGruAme1.mat, whole genome shotgun sequence carries:
- the LLGL2 gene encoding LLGL scribble cell polarity complex component 2 isoform X2; amino-acid sequence: MRRFLRPGHDPVRERLKRDLFQFNKTVEHGFPHQPSALGYSPFLRLMAIGTRSGAIKLYGAPGVEFMGLHEENNTVMQIHFIPDQCQLVTLLDDNSLHLWSLKQHSGASELREEHRFTLKGPPGSPPSATQITAVLPHSSREVLYLGTESGNIFVVELPTFTVLEDRTITSEAVLQRVPEDYCNRRSCELVEALREHPKNPDQILIGYSRGLIVLWDLQNNKVTHHFLGSQQLENLYWQRDGSKFISCHCDGSYTQWPVSSDNRQPGPLENLVPYGPFPCKAISKIYWQTTKNGVPYIIFQGGMPRASYGDRHSISVVHGSQQTAFDFTSRVIDFFIIFSSEPTAEFDDPSAMVVLAEEELVVIDLKTAGWPAVHPPYLASLHCSAITCSHHVSNIPLKLWERIISAGSKQNIHYSNMPWPIDGGTNIAPDPPQRDLLLTGHEDGTVRFWDASGVCLHLLYKLSTVRVFLTDADPNDNMNTLGEDEWPPLRKVGTFDPYSDDPRLGIQKIYLCKYSGYLAVAGTAGQVLVMELNDEDAEHVVDHAEADLLQDQEGYRWKGHEKLKTRDGAVRFEAGFQPFVLVQCQPPAVVTSLALHSEWKLVAFGTSHGFGLFDHQQKRLVFVKCTLHPSDQLALEGPLSRVKSLKKSLRQSFRRIRRSRVSSRKRRGGSGNASEVQEANAKFDQDALQEMELAPVQRKIEARSAEDSFTGFVRTLYFADTFLRDSSRHCPSLWAGTNGGTVYAFCLRVPPAERRMDEPVRAEQAKEIQLMHRAPVVGILVLDGRSTPLPEPLEVAHDLSKSPDMQGSHQLLVVSEEQFKVFTLPKVSSKLKLKLTALEGCRVRKVTVANFGSCKTDDYSENDLAVLTNLGDIQIISLPFLKLQIRYPCIRKEDVSGIASCVFTKYGQGFYLISPSEFERFSLSTKWLVEPRCIVDMPEVTSNNHVHNKSGMENAARKSRGSGRSSGDYGEDERKSGRLMEHALLNDEKVLKEIQSTLEGGRGSYAERNLARSPLGHGLSNGGD
- the LLGL2 gene encoding LLGL scribble cell polarity complex component 2 isoform X1, with protein sequence MRRFLRPGHDPVRERLKRDLFQFNKTVEHGFPHQPSALGYSPFLRLMAIGTRSGAIKLYGAPGVEFMGLHEENNTVMQIHFIPDQCQLVTLLDDNSLHLWSLKQHSGASELREEHRFTLKGPPGSPPSATQITAVLPHSSREVLYLGTESGNIFVVELPTFTVLEDRTITSEAVLQRVPEDYCNRRSCELVEALREHPKNPDQILIGYSRGLIVLWDLQNNKVTHHFLGSQQLENLYWQRDGSKFISCHCDGSYTQWPVSSDNRQPGPLENLVPYGPFPCKAISKIYWQTTKNGVPYIIFQGGMPRASYGDRHSISVVHGSQQTAFDFTSRVIDFFIIFSSEPTAEFDDPSAMVVLAEEELVVIDLKTAGWPAVHPPYLASLHCSAITCSHHVSNIPLKLWERIISAGSKQNIHYSNMPWPIDGGTNIAPDPPQRDLLLTGHEDGTVRFWDASGVCLHLLYKLSTVRVFLTDADPNDNMNTLGEDEWPPLRKVGTFDPYSDDPRLGIQKIYLCKYSGYLAVAGTAGQVLVMELNDEDAEHVVDHAEADLLQDQEGYRWKGHEKLKTRDGAVRFEAGFQPFVLVQCQPPAVVTSLALHSEWKLVAFGTSHGFGLFDHQQKRLVFVKCTLHPSDQLALEGPLSRVKSLKKSLRQSFRRIRRSRVSSRKRRGGSGNASEVQEANAKFDQDALQEMELAPVQRKIEARSAEDSFTGFVRTLYFADTFLRDSSRHCPSLWAGTNGGTVYAFCLRVPPAERRMDEPVRAEQAKEIQLMHRAPVVGILVLDGRSTPLPEPLEVAHDLSKSPDMQGSHQLLVVSEEQFKVFTLPKVSSKLKLKLTALEGCRVRKVTVANFGSCKTDDYSENDLAVLTNLGDIQIISLPFLKLQIRYPCIRKEDVSGIASCVFTKYGQGFYLISPSEFERFSLSTKWLVEPRCIVDMPEVTSNNHVHNKSGMENAARKSRGSGRSSGDYGEDERKSGRLMEHALLNDEKVLKEIQSTLEGGRGSYAERNLARSPLGHGLSNGGAD